A genome region from Cytophagales bacterium includes the following:
- a CDS encoding bifunctional 3,4-dihydroxy-2-butanone-4-phosphate synthase/GTP cyclohydrolase II: MNKQIKLNTIEQAIDAVKNGEIIIVVDDEERENEGDLICAAECVTPKIINFMSKEARGIICASLEEDRCEELDLDLMVGKNTAPNKTQFTVSVDLLTKGCTTGVSAIDRAKTIKALVDPNTKPDDLGRPGHIFPLKAMKGGVLRRTGHTEAAIDFAKLAGFEPAGVLVEIMNKNGTMARMPDLRKIADRFKLKLVTIKDLIKYRLEKESLIKREIAVKLPTEWGDFDLVAFKQLNTDGIHLALIKGKWERNEPVLVRVHSSCVTGDVFGSCRCDCGKQLHNAMSLVDKEGTGVVLYMNQEGRGIGLLNKLKAYKLQEQGQDTVEANLLLGFDMDARDYGVGAQILRNLGVSKMKLITNNPKKRAGITGYGLEIVETIPLEIAPNKHNKKYLTTKRDKMGHDILKKKKKRRGKK; encoded by the coding sequence ATGAATAAACAAATAAAACTCAACACCATAGAGCAAGCCATAGACGCAGTCAAAAACGGAGAGATCATCATTGTAGTAGATGATGAAGAAAGGGAAAACGAAGGTGATCTTATTTGTGCTGCTGAATGCGTAACCCCAAAAATTATAAACTTTATGTCAAAAGAAGCACGCGGGATTATCTGTGCTTCGCTTGAAGAGGATCGCTGTGAAGAGCTGGATCTTGACCTAATGGTGGGTAAAAACACAGCGCCCAATAAAACCCAGTTTACTGTTTCGGTTGATCTGTTAACAAAAGGCTGTACCACTGGTGTTTCTGCCATCGACAGGGCAAAAACCATCAAAGCGCTCGTTGATCCTAATACCAAACCCGATGATCTGGGAAGGCCAGGACATATCTTCCCGCTGAAAGCTATGAAAGGAGGTGTGTTGAGAAGAACAGGACATACTGAAGCTGCCATAGATTTTGCAAAGTTAGCCGGCTTTGAGCCTGCAGGCGTTCTGGTAGAAATAATGAATAAAAACGGCACGATGGCACGCATGCCAGACCTGAGAAAAATAGCAGACCGTTTTAAGTTAAAATTGGTTACAATAAAGGACCTGATCAAATACAGACTTGAAAAAGAAAGCCTTATTAAAAGAGAAATAGCTGTAAAATTGCCTACCGAATGGGGAGACTTCGATCTTGTGGCTTTTAAACAATTAAATACTGACGGTATTCATCTTGCACTAATTAAAGGTAAATGGGAAAGAAATGAACCGGTGCTGGTTAGAGTACATTCATCCTGTGTTACAGGAGATGTTTTTGGCTCCTGCAGGTGCGATTGCGGCAAACAGCTCCACAATGCAATGAGTTTGGTTGACAAGGAAGGCACGGGTGTGGTATTGTATATGAACCAGGAAGGCAGAGGTATCGGACTGCTTAACAAACTTAAAGCCTATAAATTGCAGGAACAGGGACAGGACACAGTAGAAGCCAACCTTCTCCTGGGGTTTGATATGGATGCAAGAGATTACGGTGTAGGCGCCCAGATATTACGCAACCTGGGCGTTTCAAAAATGAAATTAATTACCAACAATCCTAAAAAAAGAGCCGGTATCACGGGCTATGGACTGGAGATCGTTGAAACCATCCCCCTTGAAATTGCTCCCAACAAACAC